A single region of the Ascaphus truei isolate aAscTru1 chromosome 6, aAscTru1.hap1, whole genome shotgun sequence genome encodes:
- the LOC142497898 gene encoding free fatty acid receptor 2-like, translated as MAPKQEQKDVYLAIYIITILTGFPSNLLALHALIRKLRTKATPNAILLLNLTISDLSFLTFLPFKVAEIVQGQWKMPSFLCPLSGLFYFSTIYSSTLFLTAVSVERYLGVAFPLKYKLYRKPSYAAAVSGFLWVCSFAHCSIVYITEYHHGANASNKFVCYDNFSQKQMEVLLPFRLELGLVLFCFPFIITCFCYCSFIRILVSSPHIHREKKQRAIGLVLATLTVFAICFAPYNASHLVGYVQKMNLPWRDQALLLSTFNASLDPIIFYFSSTAVQHSCKCCLIKLRFWDSHPALPKILGKQNIKLDHLQAADSHINSSKF; from the coding sequence ATGGCTCCAAAACAAGAACAGAAAGATGTGTACTTGGCCATTTATATCATCACAATTCTCACTGGATTCCCAAGCAACCTCCTGGCACTCCATGCCCTGATTCGCAAGCTCCGTACCAAAGCCACACCCAATGCCATTCTCCTCCTGAACCTGACGATCTCTGACTTATCCTTTCTGACTTTCCTCCCTTTCAAGGTAGCCGAAATCGTACAGGGCCAGTGGAAAATGCCCTCCTTCCTCTGCCCACTCAGCGGACTTTTCTATTTCAGCACCATCTACTCCAGCACCTTGTTCCTCACTGCTGTCAGCGTAGAGAGGTACCTTGGAGTGGCCTTCCCCCTCAAGTACAAACTGTATCGCAAGCCCAGCTATGCTGCCGCTGTCAGTGGCTTCCTATGGGTCTGTTCTTTTGCTCACTGCAGCATTGTCTACATTACTGAGTATCATCATGGTGCTAATGCCAGCAATAAGTTTGTATGTTATGACAATTTCAGCCAGAAGCAGATGGAGGTTCTTCTGCCCTTCCGCCTAGAACTGGGACTCGTCCTCTTCTGCTTCCCATTCATAATCACCTGCTTTTGCTATTGCAGCTTTATCAGAATCCTAGTATCTTCACCCCACATTCACCGAGAGAAGAAGCAACGGGCCATTGGGCTGGTCCTCGCCACCCTGACTGTTTTTGCCATCTGCTTTGCCCCATACAATGCTTCTCATTTGGTAGGTTATGTGCAGAAGATGAATTTACCCTGGAGGGACCAAGCTTTGCTCCTCAGCACCTTCAATGCCAGCTTGGATCCCATCATCTTCTACTTCTCTTCTACCGCCGTTCAGCACTCCTGTAAGTGCTGCTTGATCAAGCTGAGGTTCTGGGATTCTCATCCAGCTCTGCCTAAAATTTTGGGCAAGCAGAACATAAAACTGGATCACCTCCAGGCAGCTGACAGCCACATAAATAGCTCTAAGTTCTAA